In a genomic window of Candidatus Methylomirabilota bacterium:
- a CDS encoding GTP-binding protein yields the protein MAKAKYERTKPHVNVGTIGHIDHGKTTLTSAITKVLHTKFSGVAVR from the coding sequence AAGGCGAAGTACGAGCGGACGAAGCCGCACGTGAACGTGGGGACGATCGGGCACATCGACCACGGCAAGACGACGCTGACGTCGGCGATCACGAAGGTGTTGCACACGAAGTTCAGCGGGGTGGCGGTGCGGGA